The following coding sequences lie in one Rutidosis leptorrhynchoides isolate AG116_Rl617_1_P2 chromosome 6, CSIRO_AGI_Rlap_v1, whole genome shotgun sequence genomic window:
- the LOC139851315 gene encoding uncharacterized protein: MATISLTDYERKRLENIKRNEELLASLNIKSKLSDLSASFKRHRVEASSYKISSDKKLESETPIVIRKSLRIQGKAPESRGLKDDFKDNPKNSKTLKSQIIPNKSPRELGPISMRDFSTCSVSDELLVNKILSVCKKSQFKEEDDNGDCVKKSRVRASNYLDSMQLAPENIARVVPDRISSVKFFPSEDMRMVVAGNIYGDVGFWNVDSDNEDGDGIYTYHPHSAPVSSIVIRPFSLNKIFTCCYDGRVRSLDIEKETFGLPYTTEHEISSMSQRCDDVNSLYLGEGRGVVRVCDERSGKLSFSGDLHKESINTIDFNSNNFNMMVTSSTDHTACIWDLRKLGKCKPEPLKMITRKRPVYSAYFSPSGSLLTTTSVDDKVGVLSGANYDDDFMINHKIKSAGLSTLKGVWGWDDSYIFIGNLKRGVDVISIEKKRIVTTLESQHMSANPYRFDAHPLKPGVLAGATSGGQVYVWSS, encoded by the exons ATGGCGACTATAAGTCTCACCGATTACGAACGCAAACGCCTCGAAAACATCAAACGCAATGAAGAGTTGCTCGCTTCACTCAACATCAAATCGAAACTTTCTGATCTATCCGCCTCCTTCAAACGCCACAG AGTAGAGGCTAGCTCATATAAAATTAGTTCAGATAAGAAATTGGAATCTGAAACCCCAATCGTTATCCGTAAATCGCTTAGAATTCAAGGAAAAGCTCCAGAGTCACGAGGGTTAAAAGATGATTTTAAGGATAACCCTAAGAATTCAAAAACCCTAAAATCACAAATTATTCCTAATAAGTCCCCTCGTGAATTGGGACCGATTTCTATGAGGGATTTTAGTACTTGTTCTGTTTCTGATGAATTACTAGTAAATAAGATTTTGAGTGTTTGTAAGAAATCACAATTCAAAGAAGAAGATGATAATGGTGATTGTGTGAAGAAGTCTAGGGTTAGGGCTTCTAACTATTTGGATTCGATGCAATTGGCACCAGAGAACATTGCTCGTGTTGTTCCAGACAGAATATCGAGTGTTAAGTTCTTTCCATCAGAAGATATGAGAATGGTTGTAGCAGGCAACATATATGGAGATGTTGGCTTTTGGAATGTTGATTCTGATAATGAGGATGGTGATGGGATTTACACGTATCATCCTCACTCTGCACCCGTTTCATCAATTGTGATTCGACCATTTTCGTTGAACAAG ATTTTTACTTGCTGTTATGATGGTCGAGTTCGGTCATTAGATATTGAAAAGGAGACATTTGGTCTACCATATACCACTGAGCATGAAATCTCTTCGATGTCTCAACGATGTGATGATGTGAACTCCTTATATCTTGGAGAGGGTCGCGGAGTAGTTCGTGTTTGTGATGAGAGGTCTGGGAAATTATCATTTTCAGGGGACTTACATAAAGAGAGTATTAATACGATTGATTTTAATTCAAACAACTTTAATATGATGGTTACAAGTTCAACCGATCATACTGCCTGCATTTGGGATTTGAGAAAACTTGGTAAGTGTAAGCCTGAACCTCTTAAGATGATTACTCGAAAGAGGCCTGTATATTCAGCCTATTTTTCTCCTTCAGGAAGCCTTCTTACTACAACAAG TGTGGATGATAAGGTTGGAGTGCTAAGCGGTGCAAATTATGACGATGATTTCATGATAAACCATAAAATTAAATCAGCAGGGCTTTCTACATTAAA AGGTGTATGGGGGTGGGATGATTCTTATATCTTTATTGGAAACTTGAAAAGGGGAGTTGATGTTATTTCTATTGAGAAAAAGAGAATTGTAACTACTCTTGAGAGTCAACACATGTCTGCAAATCCATATCGTTTTGATGCTCATCCCTTGAAGCCCGGGGTGCTTGCAGGGGCAACAAGTGGGGGCCAGGTCTATGTTTGGAGTTCATAG